One Aegilops tauschii subsp. strangulata cultivar AL8/78 chromosome 2, Aet v6.0, whole genome shotgun sequence genomic window, TGACCTGCTGAGGTGGACGGGGGTCCCACCCATCAGCTACACCTCTTATCTCCTCTCGCCTCTCCTTCCTCTCCACACATCTCTCTCCCTCACCATTGGTCATCCAACAGCACCGCCCCTGCCTCCCCCTGGCACCGTCCCTCCGAGCACACCTTCCCGCCACCTATCGCCAGCCGAATCTGGTCCGTCTCGGCCATCTGCGTCCGCCATCCCCTCCCTGCATGCCTCTGCGCCGCCTGGCGTCGGCTGAATTCGAGGCTGTCGATTTTCAGCCTCCGGCTGCCCCTTCCCAGCACATCTCCCCGTCGCCTGGCGCCGGTCGAATCTGAGGCCATCTACGCCCGCTGCCCCCTTCCCGCGCGCGTCGTGgtggagcgccctagccgcgctCGTGCTCACAGCGGCGGCCACACCGGGTGGCGGCCCTCGCCTACCCACAGCCTCGCGCCGGCCCGCGCGTGACATGgtggagcgccctagccgcgcaAGTGCTTGCAACGGCGACCACACCGGTGTGGCGCCCCTCGCCATGGCCGACAACAGAAGGCACTGCAGGTGGGCCTGGGCAGAGGCAGCGAGATGGGGCTCTCGCCAGCGGCCTAGGTCGTGGATGGCGGCACTACCATGCGCAGACATGGGATGGCGGTGCAAGCAGGCGCGGTCGCGGGATGGCAGGGCGCGCGCGGCAGCGGCGTTGCGGGTGTGGGGCGTGGTGGGCGTGCCGAAGAgtgcgaggcggcggcgctgcaagctcGGCCTCCAGCTGCCGGTAGAGATGGTGAGAAAGGGagggagaaagaggagaggaaattgaggaggaagaagaaggtgtgagacagacaagtgggacccccgtccATGTCAGCAGGTCAAACATTGGTTAGGACTAATCTTCGCCACATCAACCTAGACATGTGGGTCCCACCCGTCAGTTTTGCTATTAATGCGGCTCAGATTTGAATTAGTGCATTCTATTATTCACTTGGCGCAGAAGTGGTGaccttttttgttttttggtgAAAGAGGTGGTTTTGGAGTACCCTAGCCATAAATATGGTGGTTTTTGAGCAATTTACTCCCCAGAGGTGGGGACTCACATCCTCTTCTCTTGCACGGCCTCAAGAGTTCTATGGAGATTTTTTCCGTGAGGCTCTTGATGTTTGCGGCGTTAGCTTAGACTTTATGAATGACACACAATAATATAGTGATTGAGTGGGTCTTTGTTAGGCGGGCCTCTGACATTATCTTCAAATTATTTCCATTTGTGCAGCATTAGCACCTGTATAGACAGCTAGATCGTGATTGGCTGAGCGTTATGATGGATGAGATAACTGCTCTGGCTCGCCGACTTGCCTCGCAGCAGGCCCCATGAGACTTTGGCCACTTGCCGGTCTTTCTTTCGTTTTACTTTCATGATTTTTATAGGCGCGTTTGTGTTGATGCCCCAGCAGGCTATTTTATTTTACGGCATTTGAACTTATTGTATGAATGTATTGTTGACTTTATCTTTAAAGCGAGGCGAAAGCCGAAAATGCCAAatggaggccgagctccatggAGATCTTAATTTGAAATTTTGCACACGTACATATTAGATCCTTGTATACATGTGTATTTCTTTCAGATTTTTCTGAAactgaaaattttgaatttttcaaaattaAGGCCTCCATGAAGTGACGTTTCCAAAATGCCCTACTCGGCAAAAGCATATTACGAGAAATGaaatatttaagaaatattgaACATGCTAACAAATTTATTTCATTTGTCCTATCATTTTTTGTGTACGAAAGGAAGAAGGTCTGATAAGAAGTGTCCTCACATTTTTTTAGTAGGGAGAAGGAAGTCGCGCGTGTATATGAACGCTTGCGTCTGTATTGTGTTAAAGAAATTGTATGTACATGCAAAACGGCTAACCTGTTAATTATCGTTTCTAGCAGTGAATTCCATTAATTACTCGCAGATGAGCGCTTCATGTTAATTCTCCAAACTGATGCATACGCTTCTGCAAGTCAATTAACCCCTCGTGTTGTCCTATATAAGCACGTCAATTCCTCTAAAACTTCACCAAATCAACTGAGCTCAGAGTCACATATGCAACAGATGAGCATGTCTACTTTCGTCTGCGCCGCCGCCATCCTGCTGCTTGCACTGGTCTCACCATCGCCGGCATCAGCCAGCATCCCCAGCACTAACAACAATGGCGTCGCCGTAGCGGCCCCTAGCGTGCCCACGGCGACGCAGTTCCTGCAGGCGCACAACGACGCGCGCCGCCATGTCGGCGTGGCACCCCTGACGTGGAACTCGACGCTGGAGCAGGACGCCCAGCGGTACGCGGACCGGCTCAGCATCGACTGCAAGCTGGAGCCACTAGACATCGAGCTGATCTACCTGCAGAACACCTACAACGGCAGCGGTTACCAAGATGGCGCCGCCGTCACCGCCTCGTGGGTGAACGGGCGGCGGTGGTACGACTACCGCGCTAACGCATGCGCGCCCGGTCACGAATGCGGGGCCTACAAGCTGGTGGTGTGCAGCAGCGCGCAAGAGCTCGGCTGCGCCCGCCGCACCTGCCGGAGCAGCCCGGACACCGTGGCTGTCTGCAGCTACTTCCCTGACTGCGACTACAACGACCGGCCATACTAAGTATATACGGAAGCTAAATCAGGAAAGATGTGTTCTGTTCAAATAATATATGATGCGAAATAAGGCGTTTGGTCCGGCGGTTTTTTTGGTCAAGTAATGGGCAATACTGAAGCTGTCCGTTACTTTTGTTTTGTTCAGTTCGCCCGTAAACCACTTTATTTATCTGTAATCCCGCTACTGCATTGTTATTCGTAGCTGAATCTGATGGTGATATCGCCTGAACCAAATAGCAGTGGTGTGTGACTAGTTTTCGACTTCCCTCACACACGATTATTTTCCCACCACTCTAAACGCCTTTCTCCCCGCAATCTTGATCTGCTCGACCCTACTCTCCATCCATGATATCCTGATTTCAgtttcttcaaaaaaaaaaaaaaaaccaaaCGGTTTGCATAGAAGATCGTTTTCACTGATTCGATTATAGAAAGAAGAAAAATGTATTCGAAAAATAATAATTGCAGATCATGGAAATCATGAGAGGAAACATAAACAAAGAAAAAGTGGCAGTTCATGCACCAATAACAAAAGACAATGATCAgcataggtgaaggtgaagaataCTCCACAAGGCTGCATGAGACATAAACATCAATTGCAGATCACCGCAGGTGTAGTTCACATGTCCGTAAAATGCAGGCAATATGAGTAGGGAATTCGAGCAGTAGAGAGAGTACTACATGTCAATTTCAGTTAGTTACTGAAAATTGGACTACAAAATCTGCTACATTAGTCCCTAAGAAAACTCAATTAAGGATTGCCTTCATCTGGATCACTGCACCATGACTGCCATCCTTCGCTTCTTGAGTTCCTTCAGTATTGTTCAGGCAGTAGATCAAACTCACAGCTTTGCAGCTAATATCCATCAGCAGTGTTTGATTCTTCTGAATCTTATTCTGCCAATACATTGAAGTTTTCCAAGCTCGCCAATTTCATCTCATAGCCCTCATTGTTTTCTATCTCACATCCATCCGCCAATCCTCAAAGGGTTGTGCAGCTGCAAGACTCACCGTCTGCCGATGTACTTTGGTCTTCTGCTACCTTCCCCAGTGCTTTCACTATACTTCTTCACCCCCCGACCCTCGTTTTGGTTCGCAGCAGCAGCACCAGTTTCCTCATAATGTTGTTCATTGTTGTCCACCTCACCTCCATGAGTCAACACCTACAAGTGTGAAGCACCAAGGCCCTTCCGCCTGCCCTTATGCTTTGGCCTTCTACTACCTTCTCCATTGCTTTTGGTATTCCTGAACGAGTGCATCTCCAGTTGACAATGATGATGTTGTTACTCCGTGCAGGACATGAGGGCCTTGCAAAGTTGCAATTACATGTACTGATGGTTCCCAGTCCTAGCATGTCCGTGGGTATCAATGAAACTCACAGACCAATTCCAGTTGAGCACAAAATTTCATGCATGTATGAACCTAAGAATGATTGGGCTCTACTCCTTGGTTGGCTCAGGTGGTCAATATGATTTCCTTGTGAAGTATTGTTCCATCTCTCATATTACGCTTAAATAAGAACATCGTGTGTTGCAACAACCATGGAATGGATGCTTTCTTGAAGTTTAGTTCTTCCATAATGGGCACATGGGCACTCATGTATTGTTCAGCATCACTTACTCAATGAAGTGATCGTACTGACTTAGGTTCAACAGTAAGTCCAGTACAACAAAAGTTACATGATCAGTTTGCAAGGGTGCGTACGAGTTCAAAGTGCTCCCCTAATGGGCTATACTATGAGACACTTTATTAAAGTTCTTCCTAGCCAAAACAAAGCAACTTTAGAGTTTTGCTTTAAGCATCCTTTAATTATGCCAGTGCCAGCAAGCAGGTGATCAATCAAACTCTTCGTTGTTGATCCCTTGCAACAACAACGTATCCTGCCCGGCCCTCTTGTTGCCCCCTCGGGCGACTCGGGGACAACTAGGGTTCCGTGGCCGCCGCCAACCCTCCACCTCCTTCCTCCCCTCGCTGCTACCGTAGACGGCCGCCGATGAAGGTGGCGGTGGGGTTCTCGGCGCTCCATCCCCTCTCGGAGTCCAGTGGTTTCTGCGGTGGCGGCCCCGGCCAATGAGGCGGCGGCGTTGGGCAGCAGGTGGCATTCCTAGGGGGTGCTGGCCAGCGTGCTCGACCAAGCGGACGGCGGATGATTGGTGGAGTCCGGCCACGGCGCGAAGTCTCTTCTTTTTCAGATCTGGAGGTTCGAAATCCCTCTTCCCCGCTGGCTCTCTCTCGCCGTCGACGGGTGCTAGTGATTTGTTTACTGGCTCCGGCGTTGGTGGGTGTTTGTGGCCAGCTAGGGGATCGGGGGAAACCTTGACCGGTCCGGCTGGCCCTGTGGCGGCAATGCCCAAGGGCGCTGCTTTCCTCCATGGAGGCGCAGCTGAGGTCCCCTGCTCTCCACCCCGACCCCCCTGCCCGGGTGAAAACCCTTAATCCACAGTGGATTTTGCGGCGGCGGCTTACACGTCGTGACCTTGCTGGAGGCGTCGTCAGGGGTGCTGGGCTCGGTCGGGAGGCTCTGCAGGAGAGGGATTGAGGTTGGCTTGTGTTTTGAGTTTGCGCTTGGTACCCAGCTGGCTCCTCTTTGGCTCCAATTCCATGAAGCTTGCCTTTCCAACTAGTTGGGTGTGGACCGTGGTGGagcgactgagggagtcctggattaaggggtcctcgggcgtccggactatgtaacatgggccggacaaatgggctatgaagatacaagaccgaagacttcttcctgtgtccggatgggactctccttggcgtggatggcaagcttggcgttcggatatgtagattccttcccttgtaaaccgactatgtacaaccctaggcccctccggtgtctatataaaccggagggtttagtccgtagaggcaatcacaatcatacaggctagacatctagggtttagccattacgatcttgtggtagatcaactcttgtaatcctcatattcatcaagatcaatcaagcaggaagtagggtattacctccatcgagagggcccgaacctgggtaaacatcatatcccccgtctcctgttaccatcgaccctagacgcacagttcgggaccccctacccgagatccgccggttttgacaccgacgttggtgctttcattgagagttccgctgcgtcgttgaggaagtcctggactaaggggtcctcgagcgtccagcctgttatccatgggccggactaatgggctgtgaagacatgaaggccgaagaatgtacccgtgtccggattggactctccttggcgtggacggcaagcttggtgaccaactatgaagattccttcttatgtaaccgactctatgtaacctagatccctccggtgtctatataaaccagagggagTAGTCCG contains:
- the LOC109749809 gene encoding pathogenesis-related protein PRMS-like, which gives rise to MLILQTDAYASASQLTPRVVLYKHVNSSKTSPNQLSSESHMQQMSMSTFVCAAAILLLALVSPSPASASIPSTNNNGVAVAAPSVPTATQFLQAHNDARRHVGVAPLTWNSTLEQDAQRYADRLSIDCKLEPLDIELIYLQNTYNGSGYQDGAAVTASWVNGRRWYDYRANACAPGHECGAYKLVVCSSAQELGCARRTCRSSPDTVAVCSYFPDCDYNDRPY